The Cohnella abietis genome has a segment encoding these proteins:
- a CDS encoding extracellular solute-binding protein has product MLKGYTKLPIIAIVILLLMLSLAACNGGKNNKAEPSKEPPSGSVASPSASPSEEPSKEKEEEEVTLKFYFGGDKKAATDEVWGKVSDYLKAKGLNVKFNVNFIPFGDFKDKMLVMAASGDKWDLNFDGDWLSYKQMAAKGSYMALNDLLPKYAPNLNKKYQEQGTLEAATINGQIVGLPWTMKMNQRNFAGWRVDLAEKAGITRAPDSIKTIEDVDALLHELKAKYPNEKLSRTPSQAIYMAREEWVDLAFHNMGFYLNDPAIKIQALEQQPFYLEAAKMTKKWYDDRILNRDAMIDKENGADQWRNGKTLFTMTSHEWAFADPGFADPSYKHQMSLLYPDKRYVNRTALANVLAINRNSEHPDRVLRFLDMMETDKVLYDLVQYGIEGKTYVLKGDVAEYPEGMQFTTSNYMEWGGQWAFWKPQFMRPNQTYPKDFWVKEAEFASIPVNVNSPVDGLFIAEDNVKNEIAKRDTAYEEFGKPIEFGVVKNVESSVNDYIAKQKALGLDKIIADAQKQIDAYLAAKK; this is encoded by the coding sequence ATGTTAAAAGGATATACAAAGCTGCCTATCATCGCGATCGTTATTTTACTTCTAATGCTTTCATTGGCAGCATGCAACGGAGGCAAAAACAACAAAGCTGAGCCGAGTAAAGAGCCTCCAAGCGGAAGCGTGGCTTCTCCATCCGCATCCCCGTCGGAAGAGCCTTCGAAGGAAAAGGAAGAGGAAGAGGTCACACTCAAATTCTACTTTGGCGGTGACAAGAAAGCAGCGACTGATGAAGTATGGGGGAAGGTCAGCGATTATCTGAAAGCTAAGGGTCTTAACGTTAAATTTAACGTTAACTTTATCCCATTCGGCGATTTCAAAGACAAAATGCTTGTCATGGCCGCATCTGGAGATAAGTGGGATCTGAATTTTGATGGAGACTGGCTGTCCTATAAGCAAATGGCTGCTAAAGGTTCTTATATGGCCCTTAACGATCTGTTGCCTAAGTACGCGCCGAATCTCAATAAGAAATACCAGGAGCAAGGAACGCTGGAAGCAGCAACAATTAATGGGCAAATCGTCGGTCTTCCATGGACGATGAAAATGAACCAACGTAACTTCGCAGGCTGGCGCGTTGATTTGGCCGAGAAGGCGGGCATTACACGTGCTCCGGATTCAATTAAAACAATTGAAGACGTAGATGCTCTACTTCATGAGCTGAAGGCAAAATACCCGAATGAAAAGTTGTCCCGTACGCCTTCCCAAGCTATCTATATGGCTCGTGAAGAGTGGGTCGACCTCGCTTTCCACAATATGGGCTTTTATTTGAATGACCCAGCTATTAAAATTCAAGCGTTAGAGCAACAGCCATTCTACTTGGAAGCAGCGAAGATGACTAAGAAATGGTATGACGACAGAATTCTTAATCGGGATGCCATGATAGATAAGGAAAATGGCGCGGATCAATGGAGAAACGGCAAGACGCTGTTCACCATGACCTCGCATGAATGGGCTTTCGCAGATCCGGGCTTCGCTGATCCATCTTACAAGCACCAGATGTCCTTGCTGTATCCAGACAAGAGATATGTTAATAGAACGGCACTCGCGAACGTGCTTGCCATTAACCGTAACTCGGAGCACCCTGACCGTGTCTTGCGCTTCTTGGATATGATGGAGACAGATAAAGTGCTGTACGATCTCGTCCAATACGGTATTGAAGGCAAAACCTATGTTCTTAAAGGCGATGTAGCTGAATATCCAGAAGGCATGCAATTTACGACCTCTAACTATATGGAGTGGGGCGGTCAATGGGCATTCTGGAAGCCACAATTCATGCGTCCTAACCAAACTTATCCTAAGGATTTCTGGGTGAAGGAAGCAGAATTTGCTAGCATACCGGTCAATGTCAATTCACCTGTCGACGGTCTATTTATCGCAGAGGATAATGTCAAAAACGAGATCGCCAAGCGCGATACAGCTTATGAGGAGTTCGGTAAACCAATCGAATTTGGCGTAGTGAAAAATGTCGAAAGCTCTGTAAACGACTATATTGCGAAGCAGAAGGCTCTAGGTCTCGATAAGATCATCGCCGATGCCCAGAAGCAAATTGACGCTTACCTTGCTGCAAAGAAATAA
- a CDS encoding enolase C-terminal domain-like protein, which yields MAIITGVKCIRTRHDGSWTIVKVTTDQDGLYGVGSASDMYYPDAVVQVIEQILAPVIIGRDAAQVEDLWNTMSLSGYWRNGAIVQTAIGGIDMALWDIKGKEAGMPVYQLLGGASRSAVACYGHAGGRDIVELKEDVHRFTEEGYTVVRCQLGGYGGGGFLTGKKMNVPDNAWQTDKIFDEHFYLDAIPKMFEQLRMTFGPEVQFTHDVHEHISPIIAIQLAKRLEPYGLFYLEDVLPPEQIGWYRQLRQQSSTPQAVGELFVNPQEWIELVKERLIDFIRVRVSKAGGISACRKIATLCEAFGVRTAWQEGGENDPVNQAAAVHLDMAVWNFGIQEINHFRPEERDIFPGIIERRGGYLYTNDKPGLGIDIDELKASELLEDGWKRTSYHRPYSLDRKADGTLIRP from the coding sequence ATGGCTATCATAACTGGGGTTAAGTGCATTCGTACAAGACATGACGGTAGCTGGACAATTGTGAAGGTAACGACGGATCAGGATGGATTGTACGGAGTGGGATCGGCTTCGGATATGTATTACCCGGATGCGGTCGTTCAAGTGATCGAGCAAATACTGGCGCCGGTTATTATTGGTAGAGACGCTGCCCAGGTCGAGGATCTCTGGAATACGATGAGCTTAAGCGGCTATTGGCGCAACGGAGCCATTGTACAGACGGCGATAGGCGGAATTGACATGGCGCTTTGGGATATTAAAGGTAAAGAGGCAGGTATGCCCGTCTACCAGTTGCTTGGAGGCGCTAGTCGGTCTGCCGTTGCCTGCTACGGACATGCTGGAGGACGGGATATCGTCGAGCTGAAAGAAGATGTCCATCGGTTTACCGAGGAAGGATATACCGTTGTTAGATGCCAGCTTGGAGGGTATGGAGGAGGAGGTTTCCTCACAGGCAAGAAAATGAATGTTCCCGACAACGCATGGCAGACGGATAAAATATTCGATGAGCACTTCTATTTAGATGCTATTCCTAAGATGTTCGAGCAGCTGCGAATGACCTTCGGACCCGAGGTGCAATTTACCCATGATGTTCATGAGCATATATCGCCGATCATCGCAATCCAGCTTGCGAAGCGGTTGGAGCCTTATGGTTTGTTCTATCTAGAAGACGTCCTTCCGCCAGAGCAAATAGGCTGGTACCGTCAACTCAGACAGCAAAGCTCGACTCCCCAAGCTGTCGGAGAGTTATTCGTAAACCCACAGGAATGGATTGAGCTAGTGAAGGAACGACTAATTGATTTCATTCGTGTACGCGTTTCAAAGGCTGGGGGAATTAGTGCATGCCGTAAAATTGCCACGTTATGTGAAGCTTTCGGAGTACGAACAGCTTGGCAGGAAGGTGGGGAGAATGACCCCGTTAATCAGGCTGCCGCTGTTCATCTGGACATGGCAGTGTGGAACTTTGGCATTCAGGAAATTAATCATTTCCGTCCGGAAGAGCGGGACATCTTCCCAGGCATCATTGAACGTAGGGGAGGATATCTCTATACGAATGATAAGCCTGGGCTTGGTATTGATATAGATGAGTTAAAAGCCTCGGAGCTACTAGAAGACGGCTGGAAACGAACATCGTACCATAGGCCATATTCCTTAGATCGTAAAGCAGATGGAACACTTATTCGTCCGTAG
- the trxB gene encoding thioredoxin-disulfide reductase, which yields MSTHKTIIIGTGPAGLTAAIYLARANLNPLVIEGPEPGGQLTTTTEVENFPGFPDGIMGPELMANMRKQAERFGAEFRSGWVNKVDTSKRPFTLTVEGLGELTAETLIISTGASAKYLGITGEKENIGRGVSTCATCDGFFFRNKKIIVVGGGDSAMEEAHFLTRFASEVVLVNRRSELRASKIMQDRARNNPKISWNLNRTPLEVVSGPLGVTGLKVTNNETGLEETIATDGLFVAIGHTPNTRFLDGQLDTDETGYLLVKPGTTETNIPGIFACGDVQDHKYRQAISAAGTGCMAALDCERYLEEVAH from the coding sequence ATGAGCACACACAAAACAATTATTATTGGAACGGGACCTGCAGGATTAACGGCAGCTATTTACTTGGCACGTGCCAACTTGAATCCTCTCGTTATCGAGGGGCCAGAGCCAGGTGGTCAATTAACGACTACGACCGAGGTGGAGAACTTTCCGGGATTTCCGGATGGCATTATGGGACCTGAGCTAATGGCTAATATGCGTAAGCAGGCCGAGCGTTTCGGAGCGGAATTTCGTTCTGGCTGGGTCAACAAAGTAGACACGTCGAAGCGTCCGTTTACTTTAACCGTTGAAGGCTTGGGTGAGCTGACGGCAGAAACGTTAATTATATCTACAGGCGCATCGGCTAAATATTTAGGAATTACGGGAGAAAAGGAAAACATCGGACGTGGAGTGAGTACCTGTGCAACATGCGATGGTTTCTTCTTCCGCAACAAGAAAATTATCGTCGTTGGCGGCGGAGATTCCGCGATGGAAGAAGCCCATTTCTTAACTCGATTTGCATCTGAGGTTGTACTGGTTAACCGTCGTAGCGAGCTTCGTGCATCGAAGATTATGCAGGATCGCGCTCGCAACAATCCTAAAATCAGTTGGAATCTAAATCGTACTCCACTTGAAGTCGTAAGCGGTCCGCTCGGAGTAACAGGGTTGAAGGTTACTAATAACGAAACGGGGCTGGAGGAGACAATTGCGACAGATGGTCTATTCGTAGCGATAGGACACACACCGAATACTCGGTTTTTGGACGGGCAATTAGACACTGACGAAACGGGTTATCTGCTCGTTAAACCAGGGACAACAGAAACTAATATTCCAGGCATATTCGCTTGTGGAGACGTTCAGGATCATAAATACCGTCAAGCCATTAGTGCTGCGGGTACGGGATGTATGGCCGCGCTCGATTGTGAAAGGTATTTGGAAGAAGTAGCTCATTAA
- a CDS encoding peroxiredoxin, protein MSENITKIAKIGELAPLFDLPSTKNLDTLSENIRLEDYRGRWVMFFFWPYDFTTVCPTEIIAFNESVGTFRDLKCDIIGASVDSVYTHRAWMNTPRDQGGIGTIRYPMVSDFTKETARTYGVLDEKTGSAHRGLFIIDPEGIIRYQVVTDMNVGRSVEETIRILEALQSGGMCPIGWKKGDKTLG, encoded by the coding sequence ATGTCAGAAAACATCACGAAAATTGCTAAAATTGGAGAATTAGCCCCTCTGTTTGATCTTCCATCCACCAAAAACTTGGACACGTTATCTGAAAATATAAGACTAGAGGATTATCGAGGACGTTGGGTTATGTTCTTCTTCTGGCCCTATGATTTTACTACCGTGTGTCCTACGGAAATCATTGCTTTTAACGAATCTGTCGGCACATTCCGAGATCTAAAATGCGATATTATCGGAGCTTCAGTAGATAGTGTCTACACTCATCGGGCTTGGATGAATACTCCTCGCGATCAAGGCGGTATTGGTACCATTCGCTATCCTATGGTTTCAGATTTCACGAAGGAAACAGCAAGAACTTACGGCGTGCTAGATGAGAAAACAGGATCAGCGCACCGTGGATTGTTCATTATTGATCCAGAAGGCATCATCCGTTATCAGGTCGTTACCGACATGAACGTTGGCCGTAGCGTAGAAGAGACTATTCGTATTCTGGAAGCTCTGCAATCCGGTGGAATGTGCCCAATCGGCTGGAAAAAAGGAGATAAGACTCTAGGCTAA
- a CDS encoding winged helix-turn-helix transcriptional regulator, whose amino-acid sequence MQEREEIRSLNETDIINNSMASPVALNEQGFCEITNRILIVSPRPASLRALVAELAEKCYDVLLLHHADDPLLSMVQGNIIVIDRTVESPSNVTNAWSGNGSSPVLALVHEIESVPPLGEEWVKWPCPIEELIAKIQQISLSISVPAISSEDSSHHTFKELVLDTGRMTVTHNGTKVDLTKTEYDLLRIIIAANGRVMTRQELMNEVWGEQYFGGSNAVDVHIRSLRSKLNDDPKDPRYIATVRGAGYRLADQ is encoded by the coding sequence ATGCAGGAACGCGAAGAAATCCGCTCATTAAACGAAACCGATATTATTAATAATAGTATGGCGTCACCCGTTGCTCTCAATGAACAGGGCTTCTGTGAAATTACGAACCGAATTCTGATCGTCAGCCCTCGGCCCGCGTCCTTAAGAGCACTTGTTGCAGAGCTTGCTGAGAAATGTTACGACGTTCTGCTGCTACACCATGCCGATGACCCACTTCTAAGCATGGTTCAAGGTAATATCATTGTCATTGATCGTACTGTTGAGTCTCCTAGTAATGTCACGAATGCTTGGTCTGGTAACGGTTCTTCTCCGGTTCTGGCATTAGTGCATGAAATAGAGTCGGTCCCTCCCCTAGGAGAGGAGTGGGTGAAGTGGCCATGTCCAATAGAGGAGCTCATAGCCAAAATCCAGCAAATTTCCTTGAGCATTAGCGTTCCCGCTATTTCCTCTGAAGATTCAAGCCACCATACGTTCAAAGAGCTCGTTCTAGACACTGGTCGTATGACCGTCACTCATAATGGGACTAAAGTCGATCTAACGAAAACGGAATATGATCTACTAAGAATTATTATTGCAGCCAACGGCCGAGTGATGACCCGACAGGAATTAATGAACGAGGTGTGGGGTGAGCAATATTTTGGGGGCAGTAATGCAGTCGACGTGCATATCCGCAGTCTTAGAAGTAAGCTTAATGACGATCCCAAGGATCCTCGGTATATCGCTACAGTAAGAGGTGCAGGATACCGCTTAGCTGACCAATAA
- a CDS encoding Fur family transcriptional regulator, producing MRKAGAMTVQRKTIYDLLTAAQDHPTASDIIEKLKAGGHNFAYATVYNTLKYLTEEGLIQELKLEGDASRYDARTEDHHHIVCTTCGKVDEVFIETPSEWLQSIAKQTGYEITEEQYLFKGVCEGCRNAKKSAH from the coding sequence ATGAGAAAAGCAGGAGCGATGACCGTACAGCGTAAAACGATATATGATCTTCTTACTGCGGCCCAAGATCACCCGACTGCATCTGATATTATCGAGAAGCTGAAAGCAGGCGGGCACAATTTCGCCTATGCGACAGTATACAATACACTGAAATATTTAACGGAGGAAGGTCTTATTCAAGAGCTTAAGCTTGAAGGAGATGCAAGCCGTTATGATGCGAGAACGGAAGATCATCACCATATTGTTTGTACCACATGCGGTAAAGTTGATGAGGTTTTCATAGAAACACCTTCTGAATGGCTTCAATCTATCGCCAAGCAGACCGGCTATGAGATCACAGAGGAACAGTACTTGTTCAAAGGAGTGTGCGAAGGATGCAGGAACGCGAAGAAATCCGCTCATTAA
- the corA gene encoding magnesium/cobalt transporter CorA, giving the protein MLRIMAVTDNQELLEDVPLQSLMNDNIKWFWVDFDCPTETEILLLDSFFNFHPLAIEDCMHFLQRPKVDHYEETHFFVLHSLHPGTLKAEEVDFFLGPRGIVTFHLAPSQEVEEVWRKIHDPLVASGKDHNHVAYLILDKLVDNYFPTLYLIEDQLNELEVQEENNADIQVMTEQVYDIRASLLRIRRTVFPMRDLLYRIINSDKIVAVKGQLVYFTDIYDHLLKLTEMIESNREMTADLRDSYDSLRSNRMNSIMKTLTVMTTIFMPLTFIAGVYGMNFINMPELNWHAGYYIVIGIMLCLGLGMYLWFKKKGWFD; this is encoded by the coding sequence TTGCTTCGAATAATGGCGGTAACAGATAATCAGGAATTGCTGGAGGATGTCCCTCTCCAAAGCTTGATGAATGACAATATCAAATGGTTTTGGGTAGATTTTGACTGTCCGACAGAAACAGAAATTTTGCTGCTGGATAGCTTTTTCAATTTTCATCCCCTAGCTATCGAGGATTGCATGCATTTTCTTCAACGACCGAAGGTAGACCACTATGAGGAAACGCATTTTTTCGTCCTTCATTCTCTTCATCCGGGTACTTTAAAAGCGGAAGAGGTGGACTTCTTTCTCGGTCCCCGTGGAATCGTAACCTTTCATCTAGCGCCCTCTCAGGAAGTAGAAGAGGTATGGCGTAAAATTCATGACCCCCTTGTCGCTTCGGGGAAGGATCATAATCATGTAGCTTATTTAATTTTGGACAAGCTTGTCGATAACTATTTTCCAACCCTCTACTTAATAGAAGACCAATTGAACGAGCTTGAGGTACAAGAGGAAAATAATGCAGATATACAGGTTATGACAGAGCAAGTATATGACATTCGCGCCAGCTTGCTTAGAATACGTCGTACGGTTTTTCCTATGCGGGATTTGCTATATCGAATAATCAACTCCGACAAAATTGTTGCTGTTAAGGGGCAGTTGGTGTATTTTACAGACATCTATGACCATCTTCTGAAGCTTACGGAAATGATTGAATCGAATCGAGAAATGACCGCTGATTTAAGGGATAGCTATGACTCCTTGCGTTCAAATCGAATGAATTCCATAATGAAAACTTTAACAGTAATGACGACAATTTTTATGCCTCTTACCTTCATTGCCGGTGTATATGGAATGAATTTTATTAATATGCCTGAGCTGAACTGGCATGCAGGCTATTATATTGTTATTGGAATCATGCTCTGTCTTGGTTTGGGCATGTATTTGTGGTTTAAGAAAAAAGGCTGGTTCGACTAA
- a CDS encoding HAD family hydrolase has product MTIKAVIFDFDGTLMDTETSAYDAYCGIYSEYGHTFALDAWAVGIGTQGNTFDPYADLERLTGNPVNRKELKERYLEAHEANIAKLVLLPGVLARLEEARKLGLMIGLASSSDRAWIERHLTKQGIREYFQVIKTSNDVERVKPDPALYRLVVEGLGVQPHEAMAFEDSLHGLSAAKAAGLFGIAVPNLVTAKMDFSAADLIMSSMEQRSLEEIIVLLDSK; this is encoded by the coding sequence ATGACGATTAAAGCAGTCATATTTGATTTTGACGGTACGCTAATGGATACGGAAACATCGGCTTACGATGCCTATTGCGGTATCTACTCGGAATATGGTCATACGTTCGCTTTAGATGCTTGGGCAGTTGGCATTGGAACACAAGGAAATACGTTTGATCCCTATGCGGACTTAGAGAGATTAACAGGGAACCCGGTAAATCGTAAAGAGCTGAAGGAGCGATATTTGGAAGCTCATGAAGCCAATATAGCTAAACTAGTATTATTGCCAGGTGTATTGGCTCGTTTGGAGGAAGCACGAAAACTGGGGCTAATGATTGGTCTAGCTTCAAGCTCAGATCGGGCGTGGATTGAGCGTCATCTGACAAAGCAAGGGATTAGAGAGTATTTTCAAGTGATCAAAACCTCCAATGATGTGGAGCGGGTTAAGCCTGATCCGGCTTTGTACAGGCTGGTAGTAGAGGGGCTTGGTGTCCAACCACATGAAGCGATGGCCTTTGAAGATTCGCTTCATGGGCTTAGTGCAGCTAAGGCTGCAGGTCTCTTCGGGATAGCTGTGCCGAATTTGGTTACAGCCAAGATGGACTTCTCAGCAGCGGATCTTATTATGAGTAGCATGGAGCAGCGTTCATTAGAAGAGATCATCGTGCTTCTAGATTCCAAATAA
- a CDS encoding GntR family transcriptional regulator, protein MNSQSPKYLQLKEEILSWLASGRYRPGDKLPSENELAEQYSLSRQTVRQSIGELVQEGWIAREQGKGTFVSKQSAERRNASGNRTVGVITTSISDYIFPSIVRGVESALKDKGYRLLLSSTDNRKERERESLEMMLSHSVCGLIVEPTKSAEGNPNFDNYLAIEDHGIPMLMINETYSDLDCQSVRVDDDAGGLMAANYMLELGHRQLAGFFKTDDYQGVRRMKGFIRACREHNLASEESTIVRYSTEDKGERPQAMLRELLQSDTPPTAIVCYNDQLAVSLLDTIRELGLRVPEDLSIIGYDDSFLATATETKLTTIEHPKSALGERAANLLIMQLEKGQAPTSKESLYPPKLIIRQSTREFR, encoded by the coding sequence ATGAATTCCCAATCCCCGAAATATTTGCAGCTTAAGGAAGAAATACTGTCTTGGCTGGCCAGCGGACGTTATCGTCCTGGAGATAAGCTGCCATCAGAAAATGAGCTTGCTGAGCAATATTCGTTAAGCCGTCAGACGGTGAGACAATCGATTGGGGAGCTCGTTCAAGAAGGCTGGATTGCCCGCGAGCAGGGGAAGGGAACCTTCGTCAGCAAGCAATCGGCCGAGCGCCGAAATGCCTCAGGTAATCGTACCGTAGGCGTTATTACAACATCGATTTCCGATTATATTTTCCCATCCATTGTTCGAGGTGTTGAATCGGCATTAAAGGATAAGGGCTATCGTCTACTGCTGTCCAGTACAGATAATCGTAAGGAACGTGAGCGTGAAAGCCTAGAAATGATGCTGAGTCATTCGGTTTGTGGTCTCATCGTAGAGCCAACGAAAAGTGCAGAGGGAAATCCTAATTTCGATAATTATCTTGCTATTGAGGATCATGGAATCCCGATGCTGATGATTAACGAGACTTATTCTGATCTGGACTGCCAGTCTGTGAGGGTGGATGACGATGCTGGCGGGCTAATGGCCGCGAATTATATGCTTGAGCTTGGGCACCGGCAGCTTGCTGGTTTCTTTAAGACGGACGATTATCAAGGTGTACGGAGAATGAAGGGATTTATTCGTGCTTGCCGGGAACACAACCTTGCTTCTGAGGAAAGCACTATTGTTCGTTATTCCACCGAGGATAAAGGGGAGCGTCCCCAAGCAATGCTACGCGAGCTTCTTCAGTCAGATACGCCGCCTACGGCAATCGTATGCTACAACGATCAATTAGCAGTCTCCCTGTTGGATACGATTAGGGAGCTTGGGCTGCGTGTGCCGGAGGATCTCTCCATTATCGGATATGACGATTCGTTCCTAGCGACAGCTACAGAAACTAAGCTAACGACGATAGAGCACCCAAAGTCAGCGTTGGGGGAACGAGCAGCGAATTTATTAATTATGCAATTGGAAAAGGGGCAGGCCCCGACGAGTAAAGAATCACTGTATCCTCCAAAGCTAATCATTCGACAATCTACGAGGGAGTTTAGATAA
- the araD gene encoding L-ribulose-5-phosphate 4-epimerase: MLEQLKGVVCRANAELPKYGLVTFTWGNVSGFDRESGLMVIKPSGVPYEELKPEQMVVVNLDGDVVEGGMRPSSDTPTHLVLYRSFPNIGGIVHTHSPWATIWSQAGQGIPDLGTTQADYFYGTIPCTRAMTDEEIRGAYEAETGEVIVETFEGLNPDRVPGVLVNSHAPFAWGKDAMDALHNAVVLEEVAKMAYHTRQLNSGIPSMNRVLLDKHYLRKHGSNAYYGQPGDSKH, encoded by the coding sequence TTGTTGGAACAACTTAAGGGAGTCGTATGTCGAGCGAATGCCGAGCTTCCCAAATATGGTTTAGTGACATTTACTTGGGGGAATGTAAGTGGTTTTGATCGGGAGTCAGGATTGATGGTTATAAAGCCGAGCGGAGTACCTTATGAGGAACTGAAGCCAGAGCAGATGGTTGTTGTTAATTTAGATGGAGATGTTGTGGAAGGAGGTATGCGTCCGTCTTCAGATACTCCGACTCATCTGGTGCTTTATCGTTCTTTTCCGAATATCGGGGGCATTGTGCACACTCATTCTCCATGGGCAACGATTTGGTCTCAAGCGGGTCAAGGTATTCCGGATCTAGGTACGACTCAAGCTGATTATTTCTATGGAACGATTCCGTGTACAAGAGCAATGACCGATGAAGAAATCAGAGGGGCTTATGAAGCGGAAACAGGCGAGGTTATCGTTGAAACATTCGAAGGCTTAAACCCAGATAGAGTTCCAGGTGTACTTGTGAATAGCCATGCTCCGTTTGCATGGGGCAAAGATGCAATGGATGCATTGCATAATGCCGTCGTGCTTGAAGAAGTTGCTAAGATGGCCTATCATACACGGCAATTAAATTCGGGTATACCTTCAATGAATCGGGTGCTCCTAGACAAGCATTATTTACGCAAGCACGGATCGAACGCCTATTATGGCCAGCCTGGAGACTCCAAGCACTAA
- a CDS encoding ribulokinase, translated as MSQKYAIGVDYGTQSGRAVLVDLSNGSEVADHVTPYPHGVIDEILPTSGKPLEHDWALQHPDDYLEVLRCSVPAVLKQSGINPSDVIGLGIDFTACTMLPVDEQGVPLCLKPEWRDNPHGWVKLWKHHAAQDEADQLNAIAAERGERFLPRYGGKISSEWMIAKVWQIVNEAPDVYEATDLFTEAADWVISQLTGNFVRNSCTAGYKSIWHKQDGYPSKEFFKALDPRLENITETKLRGDIVPLGTKSGELTAAMAELTGLNAGTAIAVGNVDAHAAVPAVGVVTPGKLVMAMGTSICHMLLGTEEVEVEGMCGVVEDGIIPGYLGYEAGQSAVGDIFEWFVEEAVPAYVKEAAAADGVGVHQWLTERAGAYKPGETGLLALDWWNGNRSVLVDTNLTGVIVGYSLLTKPEEVYRTLLESTAFGTRKIIDAFHNNGVPVDEVYACGGLPQRNHLLMQIYADVTNREIKIADSKQTPAIGAAMFGAVAAGSAKGGYDNVVDAAKAMARVREETFKPIPANVAVYEKLYQEYSELHDYFGRGANDVMKRLKALKDEASH; from the coding sequence ATGAGCCAGAAATATGCGATCGGTGTGGATTATGGAACCCAGTCTGGGCGGGCGGTGCTTGTTGATTTGTCTAATGGTAGTGAGGTAGCGGATCACGTCACCCCTTATCCTCATGGTGTAATAGATGAAATTTTGCCTACCTCAGGCAAGCCATTGGAGCACGATTGGGCTTTGCAGCATCCAGACGATTACCTAGAGGTTCTTCGCTGTTCTGTTCCTGCAGTGCTCAAACAATCGGGAATTAATCCGTCTGATGTAATCGGGCTTGGAATTGATTTTACAGCGTGTACGATGCTTCCTGTCGATGAGCAAGGTGTTCCTCTATGCTTGAAGCCGGAATGGAGAGATAATCCTCATGGCTGGGTTAAGCTATGGAAGCATCATGCTGCTCAGGATGAGGCTGATCAATTAAATGCGATTGCTGCTGAGCGGGGAGAGAGGTTCCTTCCTCGTTACGGCGGTAAAATTTCATCCGAATGGATGATCGCTAAAGTATGGCAGATTGTTAATGAAGCTCCTGATGTTTATGAGGCAACCGATTTGTTTACAGAGGCGGCCGATTGGGTAATCTCGCAGCTCACAGGTAATTTTGTGAGAAATAGCTGCACGGCAGGCTATAAGTCAATCTGGCACAAGCAGGACGGGTATCCAAGCAAAGAGTTCTTTAAAGCGTTGGACCCTCGTCTGGAAAATATTACAGAAACGAAGCTGCGTGGTGACATTGTCCCATTGGGTACAAAATCGGGTGAGCTTACAGCTGCAATGGCTGAGCTAACTGGATTGAATGCCGGTACGGCTATCGCTGTAGGCAACGTTGATGCGCATGCAGCTGTTCCAGCTGTCGGTGTCGTAACACCGGGTAAGCTTGTGATGGCGATGGGAACTTCGATCTGCCATATGCTGCTTGGTACGGAGGAAGTTGAAGTCGAGGGCATGTGTGGAGTTGTAGAGGATGGAATTATCCCGGGATATCTAGGTTACGAGGCAGGACAGTCTGCGGTAGGTGACATCTTTGAATGGTTCGTTGAGGAAGCTGTGCCCGCATACGTGAAGGAAGCCGCAGCTGCGGATGGCGTAGGAGTTCATCAATGGCTGACGGAACGTGCGGGGGCGTATAAGCCGGGAGAAACGGGCTTGCTTGCACTAGATTGGTGGAATGGTAACCGTTCAGTCCTTGTAGATACTAACTTGACTGGTGTTATTGTCGGTTACAGCTTGCTGACTAAACCAGAAGAGGTATACCGGACTTTGCTAGAGTCGACTGCTTTTGGCACTCGTAAAATTATTGATGCGTTCCATAACAATGGAGTTCCGGTTGATGAGGTGTATGCATGCGGAGGTCTGCCTCAGCGTAACCATTTGCTCATGCAAATCTATGCTGATGTCACAAATCGTGAAATAAAAATAGCAGACTCGAAGCAGACGCCTGCTATTGGAGCGGCCATGTTCGGAGCAGTGGCAGCTGGAAGTGCCAAAGGCGGTTATGACAACGTTGTTGATGCTGCTAAAGCAATGGCACGAGTCCGTGAGGAGACGTTTAAGCCAATTCCCGCAAATGTGGCGGTCTATGAGAAGCTGTATCAAGAATACAGCGAGCTCCACGATTACTTCGGACGTGGTGCTAACGATGTAATGAAACGACTCAAAGCACTTAAGGATGAAGCATCCCATTAA